The proteins below come from a single Acidobacteriota bacterium genomic window:
- a CDS encoding site-specific DNA-methyltransferase yields MNKIEAEAPEASSADVVAENLGHLKELFPDAFTEGKVDFDVLRQLLGDPVDDGVERYGLNWHGKRQARQLALTPSTGTLRPCPEESVDWDITKNLMIEGDNLEVLKLLQKSYARKVKLIYIDPPYNTGKDFVYRDDYRDNIRHYLEITGQVDGALRLSSSVETSGRFHTDWLNMMYPRLRLARELLAQDGVGFVSIDGGEASRCRLMLEEIFGEENVLATITWVSNLKGRQISDGGPVGTHEYIICFGRDARYLSQFRGSHSDLKKLMPAVYRGKTYEVKRDDLGPYVTKNELYNTNSRFNETTAPTMVFCIHHNFASSETRVTDVESPETFPGFVRIMPHDNAAHGYRYHAWRWSRSKIEEEAHELEFVPHGNSAKVYTKIRDIDGTALKDIVIGPSTGSGQKDLKVLGLAKAFDTPKPVELLRVLLKASAQPDALVLDFFAGSASAAHAVMAQNASDGGKRAFIMVQFPEALDRRITAQRAAATTCQDLGLPPLVSEITKERLRRAGRKIKEENPTSSGDLGFRVLKLDRSNIRSWNSKPEEIEGELLAAVDHIEPGRTEQDLLYELLLKLGFDLCTPIETRTISAHRVHAVGAGTLFACLEEKTVGEVYETLATGIADWHDELEGDAETTVVFRDSAFADDVTKANVAAILEQRGLTDVRSL; encoded by the coding sequence ATGAACAAGATCGAAGCCGAAGCCCCTGAGGCCTCCTCCGCCGACGTAGTCGCCGAGAATCTGGGCCACCTCAAGGAACTGTTCCCCGACGCGTTCACGGAGGGCAAGGTCGACTTCGACGTGCTCCGCCAACTCCTCGGTGACCCCGTAGACGATGGCGTCGAGAGATACGGCCTGAACTGGCACGGCAAGCGTCAGGCTCGGCAGCTCGCCCTTACGCCCTCCACCGGCACACTCCGCCCTTGCCCGGAGGAGAGCGTTGACTGGGACATCACGAAGAACCTGATGATCGAGGGCGACAACCTCGAAGTGCTGAAGCTCCTGCAGAAGAGCTATGCGCGGAAGGTGAAGCTGATCTACATCGATCCGCCGTACAACACCGGCAAGGACTTCGTGTATCGGGACGACTACCGCGACAACATCCGGCACTATCTGGAGATCACCGGCCAAGTGGACGGCGCGCTCCGACTTTCGTCAAGTGTGGAGACCTCGGGGAGGTTCCACACCGATTGGCTCAACATGATGTACCCGAGACTGAGGCTCGCTCGGGAGCTGCTGGCTCAAGACGGCGTTGGCTTCGTAAGCATCGACGGTGGCGAAGCCAGTCGCTGTCGGTTGATGCTGGAGGAGATCTTCGGTGAGGAGAACGTCCTTGCGACGATAACCTGGGTCTCGAACCTAAAGGGGCGCCAAATCAGCGACGGCGGGCCGGTGGGCACGCATGAGTACATCATCTGTTTCGGGCGAGATGCACGGTATCTTAGCCAGTTCCGGGGCAGCCATTCCGATCTCAAGAAGCTAATGCCGGCGGTCTATAGAGGCAAGACCTACGAGGTCAAACGCGATGATCTAGGTCCGTATGTCACGAAGAACGAGTTGTACAACACCAACTCGAGGTTCAACGAAACAACTGCGCCTACCATGGTGTTCTGCATACACCACAACTTCGCGTCGAGCGAGACCCGTGTGACTGACGTGGAGTCTCCGGAGACCTTCCCGGGGTTCGTGCGCATCATGCCCCACGACAACGCGGCACACGGCTATCGGTACCACGCATGGCGCTGGAGCCGATCGAAGATCGAGGAAGAGGCGCACGAGCTCGAGTTCGTCCCGCACGGGAATTCTGCCAAGGTCTACACCAAGATCCGGGACATCGATGGAACAGCACTAAAGGACATCGTAATCGGTCCTTCGACCGGAAGCGGCCAGAAGGACCTCAAGGTCCTAGGGCTAGCGAAGGCGTTTGATACTCCGAAGCCGGTCGAGCTGCTTCGGGTTCTGCTGAAGGCTTCGGCGCAACCCGATGCTCTTGTGCTCGACTTCTTCGCCGGTTCGGCTTCTGCGGCCCACGCCGTGATGGCTCAGAACGCGAGCGACGGTGGTAAGAGAGCGTTCATCATGGTGCAATTCCCGGAGGCCCTTGATCGTAGAATCACAGCGCAAAGAGCTGCCGCCACGACTTGTCAGGACCTCGGTCTACCACCCCTTGTCAGTGAGATCACCAAGGAGCGGCTGCGTCGGGCAGGCCGGAAAATCAAGGAAGAGAACCCGACGTCATCAGGAGATCTCGGCTTTCGCGTGTTGAAGCTCGACAGGTCCAACATCCGCTCGTGGAACTCGAAACCGGAGGAGATCGAGGGCGAGCTCCTCGCGGCCGTGGACCACATCGAGCCGGGACGGACCGAGCAGGACCTTCTTTACGAGCTACTGCTGAAGCTCGGCTTCGATCTCTGCACGCCAATTGAGACGCGGACCATCAGCGCGCATCGCGTTCACGCCGTCGGCGCCGGGACTCTGTTCGCCTGCCTTGAGGAGAAGACCGTCGGAGAAGTGTACGAAACGCTGGCTACCGGTATAGCGGACTGGCATGACGAACTTGAGGGCGACGCAGAGACGACGGTGGTGTTCCGCGACAGTGCCTTCGCCGACGACGTCACGAAGGCGAACGTGGCGGCAATTCTTGAGCAACGCGGTCTCACCGACGTACGGAGTCTCTGA
- a CDS encoding type II toxin-antitoxin system HicB family antitoxin: MFRCEVILYWSNEDNVFIADVPELPGCMAHGETQQEALCNINDPMGLWVDTARERGWGVPEPHGERLMLA, encoded by the coding sequence ATGTTTAGGTGCGAGGTCATCCTCTACTGGAGCAATGAGGACAACGTCTTCATTGCCGACGTGCCGGAGCTTCCAGGGTGCATGGCTCACGGCGAGACCCAACAGGAGGCCCTGTGCAACATCAACGACCCGATGGGACTCTGGGTCGACACGGCGAGGGAGCGAGGGTGGGGCGTGCCAGAGCCACACGGCGAGCGGCTGATGCTCGCATGA